From one Humulus lupulus chromosome 8, drHumLupu1.1, whole genome shotgun sequence genomic stretch:
- the LOC133796117 gene encoding uncharacterized protein LOC133796117 — translation MGERKYLGPDLVRRTTEAVEKIRKIMLTAQSIQKSYANRKRRDVEFNIGDKVAYRLALSPSLSNVHDVFHVSLLRKYVPDPSHVLNYEPIEVEQDLTYEEKPMKILDRKEKELRNKKISLVKVLWRSSNIEEMTWEQEDEMRSKYPELFG, via the exons atgggagaaagaaAATATCTTGGTCCAGATCTTGTCAGAAGGACAACTGAAGCAgtagagaaaataagaaaaataatgttAACTGCTCAGAGTATACAAAAGAGTTATGCTAATCGAAAGCGAAGAGATGTGGAGTTCAATATTGGGGACAAG GTAGCCTATAGACTTGCATTATCGCCATCATTGTCAAATGTCCACGATGTTTTTCATGTATCATTATTGAGAAAATACGTTCCAGATCCTTCACATGTGCTAAACTATGAGCCAATAGAAGTTGAACAAGACCTAACATATGAAGAAAAACCAATGAAAATTCTTGACAGAAAAGAGAAGGAGTTGAGAAATAAGAAGATTTCACTTGTTAAGGtcttgtggagaagttcaaataTTGAGGAAATGACATGGGAACAGGAAGATGAAATGAGATCCAAATACCCAGAGTTATTTGGGTAA